In Mongoliitalea daihaiensis, one DNA window encodes the following:
- a CDS encoding 2-isopropylmalate synthase encodes MSEKLWIFDTTLRDGEQVPGCQLNTQEKIVVAQALEALGVDIIEAGFPISSPGDFNSVVEISKAVSNPIICALSRAVEKDIEVAAAALKYAKRGRIHTGIGVSPYHIQYKLRSTPEDIIERGVKAVKFAKRFVEDVEFYAEDAGRAELPFLAQIIEQAIKAGATVVNIPDTTGYCLPEQYGAIIRYLKEHVSNIDKAIISTHCHNDLGMATANTIAGVQHGARQAELTINGIGERAGNTSLEEVVMAIKCHQSIPVHTDIQTERIYGTSRLISKLMNMPVQPNKAIVGRNAFAHSSGIHQDGVLKHRENYEIMDPKEVGVHESSIVLTARSGRAALKHHLDSLGVVLEGEALREVYEDFLLLADKKRDIGPKDLLALVGKYLDESSFVELEEVNYQSNGNIQATVQLKVGEQSHSASSSGNGPVDAVLKAIEKIVRPTYVLEEFLIQAMTAGSDDVAKVHMRLMQGEKPYHGFASNHDIVLASAQAFVDALNKIPVKEKVTQ; translated from the coding sequence ATGAGTGAAAAGCTATGGATATTTGATACCACCCTCCGAGATGGAGAGCAGGTACCTGGTTGTCAGCTAAACACCCAGGAAAAGATAGTGGTAGCACAAGCTTTGGAAGCATTGGGGGTTGATATCATCGAGGCAGGATTTCCCATATCCAGCCCAGGCGATTTCAATTCAGTAGTGGAGATTTCAAAGGCAGTTTCTAATCCTATCATCTGTGCGCTCTCCCGTGCGGTGGAGAAGGATATCGAAGTAGCTGCTGCGGCATTAAAATATGCCAAAAGGGGGAGAATACACACGGGCATTGGTGTGTCTCCCTATCACATCCAATACAAGTTGCGCTCCACTCCCGAAGATATCATTGAGCGGGGAGTAAAAGCGGTAAAATTCGCCAAGCGTTTTGTAGAGGATGTTGAGTTTTATGCCGAAGATGCTGGTAGGGCAGAATTGCCTTTTCTTGCACAAATTATCGAACAAGCCATCAAGGCAGGTGCTACAGTCGTGAATATTCCTGACACCACGGGATATTGCTTACCTGAGCAGTACGGTGCTATCATCCGCTACCTCAAAGAACATGTCTCCAACATTGACAAAGCCATCATTTCTACTCATTGTCACAATGACTTAGGGATGGCCACTGCCAATACCATTGCAGGTGTACAGCACGGTGCAAGGCAGGCAGAGTTAACCATCAATGGTATCGGAGAGCGGGCTGGAAATACTTCTTTGGAAGAAGTAGTGATGGCTATCAAATGTCATCAAAGCATCCCTGTGCATACAGATATCCAAACTGAACGGATTTACGGCACTAGTAGACTGATTTCTAAGTTGATGAATATGCCTGTACAGCCCAACAAAGCCATTGTGGGAAGAAATGCCTTTGCACACTCCTCTGGAATTCATCAGGATGGCGTATTGAAGCATCGGGAGAATTATGAAATCATGGATCCTAAGGAAGTAGGCGTGCATGAGTCCTCCATTGTTCTTACTGCCCGCTCGGGAAGGGCGGCTTTGAAGCATCACCTAGATTCATTGGGGGTTGTTTTAGAAGGAGAAGCATTGAGAGAAGTATATGAGGATTTCTTGTTGCTTGCTGATAAAAAGCGCGATATAGGCCCAAAAGACTTACTGGCCTTGGTAGGAAAATACTTGGATGAATCTTCTTTTGTAGAATTGGAGGAGGTGAATTACCAATCGAATGGTAATATTCAAGCAACAGTCCAATTGAAAGTAGGTGAGCAATCACACAGTGCATCCTCTTCCGGCAATGGTCCTGTAGATGCAGTCTTAAAAGCCATAGAAAAGATCGTTCGACCTACCTATGTTTTGGAAGAATTTCTCATCCAGGCTATGACAGCCGGAAGTGATGATGTGGCAAAAGTGCATATGCGCCTGATGCAAGGAGAAAAGCCTTATCATGGCTTTGCTTCCAATCATGACATTGTCTTGGCTTCCGCTCAGGCATTTGTGGATGCACTCAATAAAATACCCGTCAAAGAAAAAGTGACCCAATAA